The genomic stretch TGCATTATCATAAGATTTTTTTAAATAATCTTCATTTACTTCATGTATATCTTTTTTTTCTGAACCATCTATTTTATTTCTTCTATTTTCCATAAGCTCTTTTGCTTTATCTATTGGCATTTTTAAAAAAATAACTATATCTGGTTCTGGAATTTTATTTTTATTATATTCTAAATCTACAAGCCACTTCAAATATTCATCTTTTTCTTCATTATTTTTGATTTTAGAAGCTTGATGTAGCATATTTGAAGTTACATATCTGTCAGTTATTATAATATAATCATCAATATATTTTTTCTCCCAATCTTGTTTGAAAGAAGCATATCTATCAATAGCGTACATTGTTGATATAGGATAAGGATTT from Fusobacterium hwasookii encodes the following:
- a CDS encoding dTMP kinase; translated protein: MGKIIVIEGTDSSGKETQTKLLYERVKKIYDKTIKISFPNYDSPACEPVKMYLAGAFGTDATKVNPYPISTMYAIDRYASFKQDWEKKYIDDYIIITDRYVTSNMLHQASKIKNNEEKDEYLKWLVDLEYNKNKIPEPDIVIFLKMPIDKAKELMENRRNKIDGSEKKDIHEVNEDYLKKSYDNATAISKKYNWCEIECVENNKIKSIERINDEIFSKIKKIIEY